The window GCACCTAAAAAAGGTATAGGACCTCAAGATATAGCTTTAACAATAATCAAAGCTGTTTTCAAAAATGGATTTGTAAAAAATAAAGTTATGGAGTTTGTGGGAGAGGGAATATCAAACTTAGATGTTGAATTTAGAAATGGTATAGATGTTATGACAACTGAGACAACATGCTTAACTTCAATTTGGAAAACTGATGAAAAAGTTAAGGAGTATCTAAAGGAGCACAATAGATCTGAGGAGTATTCAGAGTTATCTCCAGAGAATGTAGCTTATTATGATGGAATGGTTGTAATTGATTTAGATAAAATTGAATCTATGATAGCACTTCCTTTCCATCCAAGTAATGTTTATTCAATAAAAGAGTTACAAAGTAACTTAGATGAGATACTAACAAAAGTAGAAGAGGAAGCTTTAGAGCAGGGAATAAAAATAGATCTTAAAAGTAAGATAAAAGATGGATCTCTTTTTGCTGAGCAAGGAGTTATAGCAGGATGTGCAGGTGGAACTTATGACAATATAGTGGATGCTGCAGATATTTTAAAAGATAAATCTGTGGGAGTGGACTTTACATTAAGTGTGTATCCATCAAGCCAACCAACATATATAAATCTTAATAAAAATGGTTCAATAGGAACTATAATGGAAAGTGGAGCAGTTGTTAGATCTGCATTTTGTGGACCGTGTTTTGGAGCGGGAGATACACCTGCAAATGGACAATTAAGTCTAAGACATACAACTAGAAACTTCCCAAATAGAGAAGGATCAAAACCAGGAGATGGACAAATATCAATGGTAGCACTAATGGATGCTAGGTCTATTGCAGCAACAGCAATCAATGGAGGAAAGTTAACAGCAGCTACAGATATTGATGTAGAGTTTACTAAGCCAAAGTATGAGTTTAGTGATAAAGTTTATAAAAATAAAGTTTATGATGGATTTGAAGAGTCTAAATCATCAGACTTAATCTATGGACCAAATATAATTGATTGGCCAAAAATGCCAGCACTTACAGAAAATATGCTTTTAAAAGTTTGTGCAGTTATAAATGACCCTGTTACAACAACAGATGAGCTTATACCTTCAGGAGAGACATCATCATATCGTTCGAATCCAATGAGACTTGCTGAATTTACTCTTTCAAGAAGAGTACCTGATTATACGAAAAAGGCAAAAGAGATTCATAGATTTGAGTTACAAAGAGAAAATGGAGAAAATCCTTTTGTGGGAGAGTTAGAAAAAGTTTTAAACAAAATAAAAACTATTGATAGTAATATAAAACCTTTGGAGATTGGAATAGGAAGTACAATATATGCAAATAAACCAGGAGATGGATCAGCTAGAGAGCAAGCTGCATCTTGTCAGAAAGTTTTAGGTGGATGGGCAAATATAGCTAGAGAGTATGCAACAAAACGTTACAGATCAAACCTAATTAACTGGGGAATGATTCCATTTATTATAAAGCAAGATGTAAACTTTGCAAATGATGACTATATCTATATAAAAGATGTAAAATCAGCTATTGAAAATAAAGTGGATACAGTGAAAGGGTATGTAATATCAAGTGGAAGTGACGAAATAAAAGAGCTTGAATTAAAGTTAGAGGCATTAACTGATACAGAGAGAAAAATTCTAGTAGATGGGTGTTTAATTAACTACTATAAAGAGAACTAAAATATAAAAGAAAGCTAGATATTAATTTATCTAGCTTTCTCTATAATAAAGTGTGTGTGTATAAAGTTTATCTATTCCAATCAGCTAGGAACTTAGCTATACCAGCATCTGTAAGAGGGTGTTCTAGCATTTTACAAAGCACAGAGTATGGAATAGTTCCAATGTGTGCTCCAGCTTTAGCAGCTTCTTTAGCATGGTAAGGGTTTCTAATACTAGCAGCTATAATCTCACTTTCAATATTATGAGCTTTAAAAATCTCAGAGATCTCCTTTATAAGATCAATACCGTTTACTCCAGTGTCATCAAGTCTTCCAAGGAATGGACTAACGTAAGTAGCACCAGCTCTAGCAGCTAAAAGAGCTTGGTTAGCAGAGAAAATAAGAGTTAAATTCGTTTTGATTCCTCTATCTACAAGGTGTCTACAAGCTTCTAAACCATCCTTTGTAATAGGAAGTTTTATTACTATATTACTATGAATCTTACTAAGTTCCATAGCTTCTGCTATCATCTCATCAGCTTTTAAAGAGATAACCTCAGCACTTACAGGACCATCTACAATTTCTGTAATCTCAGTGACAACCTCTTTAAAATCTCTACCCTCTCTAGCAATTAAAGATGGATTTGTTGTAACTCCTGAGATATACCCCATCTTAGCAGCGTCTCTAATCTCTTCAACATTGGCAGTATCAATAAAAATCTTCATATTTGTTCCTCCCTAAGCAAGCTCACTTGCTTTTTCTATAATTTTTTCAGCTGTTAAACCATACTCTTTTTGTAAAAAGTCTTGAGTACCAACTTGTCCAAATCTATCCTCTACTCCAATTCTTCTCATGGGGACTGGATAATTTTCAACAAGAACCTCTGCAATAGCACTTCCAAGACCACCTAAAACATTATGATTTTCAGCTGTTATAATTTTTCCTGTTTTTTTAGCATACTCAATAATTAAATCTTTATCTAGTGGTTTAATGGTAAACATATCAATAACAGCTGCACTAATTCCTTGTTTTTCAAGTTCTTCAGCAGCTTTTAAAGCTTCTGCAACCATAATTCCACTACTAATTATCGTTAAGTCTTTACCATCTTTTAAGACTTTTCCTTTTCCAATTTCAAACTTTTCATTTTCATCATATATTTTATAAGCATTTTTTCTAATTGTTGTTATATAGTGGATTCCATAGATATTTTTTATCTCACGAATTAGATATTTTAACATAGTAGAATCTGTGGCTGTCATAACTGTAGCTCCAGGAACCTCTCTCATAAGAGCTATATCTTCAAAGGATGTGTGTGTTCCTCCATTATATTGAGAGGTTATACCAGTATCAGAGCCTAAAATTTTAATATTTGTTTCAGCATAAGCTCCAGATAAAAATATCTGGTCATAACATCTTCTAGTAGCAAAAGGACTAAAAGTATGTATAAAAGGGATTTTTCCCAGAAGAGACAAGCCACTTGCAACTCCTACCATATTGGCTTCCATAATTC of the Cetobacterium sp. NK01 genome contains:
- a CDS encoding hydratase — translated: MISLYNNGVFLINGKEIISEESGVKYNKEVSKKGTIAYKILEKHNVSNNMEDLNLKFDCLASHDITYVGIIQTARASGLEKFPIPYVLTNCHNTLCAVGGTINEDDHMFGLSAAKKYGGIYVPPHQGVIHQYMRETMAGCGKMILGSDSHTRYGALGTMAIGEGGGELVKQILSKTYDIKYPGVVGIYLKGAPKKGIGPQDIALTIIKAVFKNGFVKNKVMEFVGEGISNLDVEFRNGIDVMTTETTCLTSIWKTDEKVKEYLKEHNRSEEYSELSPENVAYYDGMVVIDLDKIESMIALPFHPSNVYSIKELQSNLDEILTKVEEEALEQGIKIDLKSKIKDGSLFAEQGVIAGCAGGTYDNIVDAADILKDKSVGVDFTLSVYPSSQPTYINLNKNGSIGTIMESGAVVRSAFCGPCFGAGDTPANGQLSLRHTTRNFPNREGSKPGDGQISMVALMDARSIAATAINGGKLTAATDIDVEFTKPKYEFSDKVYKNKVYDGFEESKSSDLIYGPNIIDWPKMPALTENMLLKVCAVINDPVTTTDELIPSGETSSYRSNPMRLAEFTLSRRVPDYTKKAKEIHRFELQRENGENPFVGELEKVLNKIKTIDSNIKPLEIGIGSTIYANKPGDGSAREQAASCQKVLGGWANIAREYATKRYRSNLINWGMIPFIIKQDVNFANDDYIYIKDVKSAIENKVDTVKGYVISSGSDEIKELELKLEALTDTERKILVDGCLINYYKEN
- a CDS encoding transketolase family protein → MSNLVLDSLEMRRAYSETLKELIKNDKNVYVLEADLSEAITTTTIGDEFPDNFVNCGIMEANMVGVASGLSLLGKIPFIHTFSPFATRRCYDQIFLSGAYAETNIKILGSDTGITSQYNGGTHTSFEDIALMREVPGATVMTATDSTMLKYLIREIKNIYGIHYITTIRKNAYKIYDENEKFEIGKGKVLKDGKDLTIISSGIMVAEALKAAEELEKQGISAAVIDMFTIKPLDKDLIIEYAKKTGKIITAENHNVLGGLGSAIAEVLVENYPVPMRRIGVEDRFGQVGTQDFLQKEYGLTAEKIIEKASELA
- the fsa gene encoding fructose-6-phosphate aldolase, yielding MKIFIDTANVEEIRDAAKMGYISGVTTNPSLIAREGRDFKEVVTEITEIVDGPVSAEVISLKADEMIAEAMELSKIHSNIVIKLPITKDGLEACRHLVDRGIKTNLTLIFSANQALLAARAGATYVSPFLGRLDDTGVNGIDLIKEISEIFKAHNIESEIIAASIRNPYHAKEAAKAGAHIGTIPYSVLCKMLEHPLTDAGIAKFLADWNR